In a single window of the Pandoraea pulmonicola genome:
- the flhA gene encoding flagellar biosynthesis protein FlhA, translating to MNSMSRLLADLRQTRLATPVLLLAILSMVILPLPPVVLDVLFTFNIVMAIVVVLVSVSVKRPLDFSVFPTVILASTLMRLTLNVASTRVVLLKGHEGTNAAGHVIEAFGKVVIGGNFVVGVVVFIILMIINFVVVTKGAERISEVSARFTLDALPGKQMAIDADLNSGLINQEQAQTRRRDVTTEADFYGAMDGASKFVRGDAVAGILVLVINLLGGLAIGMVMHGLSFGDALRQYGLLTIGDGLVAQIPSLLLAAAAAIIVTRVSDTGDFEKQVGRQMLASPNVLYSGSAVMLILAIIPGMPWVSFAAFAALLAYVGWRVSRYVPAEQDDADMQAVESALRDATVSALDWDSISRTEVVGVKLGYRLVSLIDKDKGAPLTRRVDGIRRTLSDTMGFLIPEVSVRDDLGLEPSQYAICLHGVEISRGELHSDMLMAIPSPTTYGDLDGIPAVEPAYGMRVTWIRPEDKANALGMGYQVVDGASVLATHLDKLLREHLAELFSHDDVAAVLQRLGQFAPKLLEALEKVMTHNQLRKVFRTLLGDGVSIKNIVPVATTLLENAEATQDPILLAAEVRCTLRREIVGKIVGTRREIPVFNVAGELEGMLLASLSQAQQTGKFSLDNFAIAPNLLTQLQSNMPAIAEQMKIRGSTPVLLVPPQLRPLLARYARVFSPALHVLSYNEIPEHHTLDVMGTLG from the coding sequence ATGAATTCAATGTCTCGCCTTCTCGCCGATCTGCGGCAGACCCGCCTCGCCACGCCTGTGCTGCTGCTCGCCATTCTGTCGATGGTGATCCTGCCGTTGCCGCCGGTGGTGCTCGACGTGCTGTTCACGTTCAACATCGTCATGGCGATCGTGGTCGTCCTGGTGAGCGTATCGGTCAAGCGACCGCTCGACTTCTCGGTGTTCCCGACCGTCATCCTGGCCTCCACACTCATGCGACTCACGCTTAACGTGGCGTCCACGCGCGTCGTGCTTCTCAAGGGTCACGAGGGCACCAACGCCGCCGGTCACGTCATCGAAGCATTCGGCAAAGTGGTCATCGGAGGGAACTTCGTCGTCGGCGTCGTGGTGTTCATCATTCTGATGATCATCAACTTCGTCGTGGTTACCAAGGGCGCCGAGCGCATCTCGGAAGTGTCGGCACGCTTTACGCTCGATGCATTGCCGGGCAAGCAGATGGCCATCGACGCCGATCTCAATTCCGGGCTCATCAACCAGGAGCAGGCGCAGACCCGCCGGCGCGACGTAACCACCGAAGCGGACTTCTACGGCGCGATGGACGGCGCGTCGAAGTTCGTCAGAGGCGATGCCGTCGCCGGCATCCTGGTGCTGGTCATCAACCTGCTCGGCGGTCTGGCCATCGGCATGGTGATGCACGGCCTGAGCTTCGGCGACGCCCTGCGCCAGTACGGCTTGCTGACCATCGGTGATGGCCTCGTTGCGCAGATTCCATCGCTCCTGCTCGCCGCGGCGGCCGCCATCATCGTCACGCGGGTGAGCGACACGGGCGACTTCGAGAAGCAGGTCGGCCGGCAGATGCTCGCCTCGCCGAACGTGCTCTACAGCGGCTCGGCGGTCATGCTGATACTGGCGATCATCCCGGGCATGCCATGGGTCAGCTTCGCGGCGTTCGCCGCCTTGCTCGCTTATGTCGGCTGGCGTGTCAGTCGGTACGTTCCGGCCGAGCAGGACGACGCCGACATGCAAGCCGTGGAATCCGCGCTCCGGGATGCCACGGTAAGCGCGCTGGACTGGGACAGCATTTCCCGTACGGAAGTCGTCGGCGTCAAACTCGGCTATCGCCTTGTGTCGTTGATCGACAAGGACAAGGGCGCTCCGCTCACACGTCGGGTGGACGGCATTCGCCGCACGCTGAGCGACACAATGGGGTTCCTGATCCCCGAGGTTTCCGTGCGCGACGATCTGGGACTCGAACCGTCGCAGTACGCGATCTGCCTGCATGGCGTGGAGATTTCCCGGGGCGAGTTGCACAGCGACATGTTGATGGCGATCCCGTCGCCGACGACGTACGGCGACCTCGACGGTATTCCCGCCGTGGAGCCCGCCTACGGGATGCGAGTCACCTGGATCCGTCCCGAGGACAAGGCGAATGCGCTCGGCATGGGGTATCAGGTGGTGGACGGGGCATCCGTATTGGCAACGCATCTGGACAAGCTACTGCGCGAGCACCTGGCAGAGCTGTTTTCCCACGACGATGTCGCCGCCGTTCTGCAGCGCCTGGGGCAGTTCGCTCCCAAGCTGCTCGAAGCGCTTGAAAAGGTGATGACGCACAATCAACTTCGCAAGGTCTTCCGTACGCTGCTGGGCGACGGTGTCTCGATCAAGAACATTGTGCCCGTCGCCACCACGTTGCTCGAGAATGCCGAGGCGACCCAGGATCCGATTCTGCTCGCCGCCGAGGTGCGATGCACATTGCGTCGTGAGATTGTCGGGAAGATCGTCGGTACCAGGAGGGAGATCCCGGTGTTCAATGTGGCGGGCGAACTGGAGGGTATGTTGCTCGCTTCGCTGAGCCAGGCTCAGCAAACGGGGAAGTTCTCGCTGGACAACTTCGCCATCGCCCCGAACCTGCTCACACAACTGCAATCGAACATGCCGGCCATCGCCGAGCAGATGAAGATACGCGGTTCGACGCCGGTTTTGCTGGTGCCGCCGCAACTGCGCCCGCTGCTCGCGCGCTATGCACGAGTGTTTTCTCCCGCGCTGCACGTGCTTTCCTACAACGAGATTCCCGAGCATCACACGCTCGACGTAATGGGGACGCTGGGTTGA
- the flhB gene encoding flagellar type III secretion system protein FlhB: MVSGESGDKTEKPSGQKLSKARGKGQVPRSRDLAAAVGLLASLQLMIMLAPGWLDDFRALFAVAFADLSGHGRLDDAWHIAVGAAMRMLIAILLPLFAIPACIVLGSLYPGGWVFSKEGFMPKSSRFNPIQNLKRLMSLKHYGTFGISVLKVATLIATLWFVMNQSIRDFLHLQSKTLAEAIRGGTSLTFDASLVMAAVLVVFAFLDAPFQKLMFLRDQRMSKKEVKDEHKNNEGSPEVKSRLRQLQRQAAHRGLLNSVPGADVVIVNPTHYAVALKYDASRAEAPFVVAKGVDDMAMVIRRLAREHNVEVLTLPPLARAIYNTSQVNQQIPAALYRAVAQVLNYVMQLHAFRQGQRGLRPDRPSHIDVPETLVNR, encoded by the coding sequence CTGGTGTCAGGTGAATCCGGCGACAAGACCGAAAAACCGTCCGGGCAGAAGCTGAGCAAGGCGCGCGGGAAGGGGCAGGTGCCCCGCTCGCGCGATCTTGCCGCGGCCGTCGGACTTCTGGCCTCCCTTCAGTTGATGATCATGCTCGCCCCGGGTTGGCTCGACGATTTCCGCGCGCTCTTCGCCGTCGCGTTCGCCGACCTGAGCGGCCACGGCAGGCTCGACGACGCCTGGCACATCGCCGTCGGCGCGGCCATGCGCATGCTCATCGCGATACTGCTGCCCCTGTTCGCCATTCCCGCGTGCATTGTGCTGGGCTCGCTCTATCCGGGCGGCTGGGTGTTCTCGAAGGAAGGCTTCATGCCCAAGTCGAGCAGATTCAACCCGATTCAGAATCTCAAGCGCCTGATGTCGCTCAAGCACTACGGGACGTTCGGTATCTCCGTACTCAAGGTGGCAACGCTGATCGCGACGCTCTGGTTTGTCATGAACCAGTCCATTCGGGACTTCCTGCATCTGCAGAGCAAGACACTGGCGGAGGCGATTCGTGGCGGCACGTCGCTGACCTTCGATGCGTCGCTGGTCATGGCCGCCGTGCTGGTCGTTTTCGCTTTCCTTGACGCCCCGTTTCAGAAACTCATGTTCCTGCGCGATCAGCGCATGTCGAAAAAAGAGGTCAAGGACGAGCACAAGAACAACGAAGGCAGCCCCGAAGTGAAGAGCCGGTTGCGCCAGCTCCAGCGTCAGGCCGCACACCGTGGGCTGCTCAATTCGGTTCCCGGCGCCGACGTGGTGATCGTCAACCCGACACATTACGCAGTGGCGCTCAAATATGACGCGTCGCGGGCCGAAGCGCCGTTTGTCGTTGCGAAAGGCGTGGACGACATGGCCATGGTCATTCGACGACTGGCGCGCGAGCACAACGTCGAGGTTCTCACGCTGCCGCCGTTAGCCCGTGCGATCTACAACACCAGCCAGGTCAACCAGCAGATTCCCGCGGCACTGTATCGCGCCGTGGCGCAAGTGCTCAACTATGTCATGCAGCTGCACGCTTTCCGGCAAGGTCAGCGGGGCCTGCGCCCCGACAGGCCGTCCCATATCGACGTTCCGGAAACACTCGTCAATCGCTAA
- the fliR gene encoding flagellar biosynthetic protein FliR has translation MEAFMLAAPDMLARLWWPFCRILAALSAAPILGEAVVPARVRVALSVLLSGIALPVSPSTDIDPVSLSGAVLAAQQILIGLLFGATLHLVLAAFMVLGYLFSSQMGLAMAVMNDPLNGSSSDVISGVLYLLCILLFFAIDGHLVVTQILYTSFRVWPVGHPIDLMSLRPLAYQVGWLLSAAMLLAIPIIFSSLVIQIGNGFTSRAVPTINIFSLGFAVTIIFGMLMLVYLISVMPSHYVKMSEHVLGLLEQHLGATGVR, from the coding sequence ATGGAGGCTTTCATGCTCGCCGCGCCCGACATGCTGGCGCGGCTGTGGTGGCCCTTTTGCCGGATTCTCGCCGCCCTGAGCGCCGCGCCGATCCTGGGGGAAGCGGTGGTGCCGGCACGCGTGCGCGTCGCGCTCTCCGTGTTGCTCTCCGGCATCGCACTGCCGGTCTCTCCGTCGACGGACATCGATCCCGTCTCGCTCTCGGGCGCCGTGCTGGCCGCGCAGCAGATCCTCATCGGCCTGCTGTTCGGAGCGACGCTGCACCTGGTGCTGGCCGCGTTCATGGTGCTGGGCTATCTCTTTTCATCGCAGATGGGACTCGCGATGGCAGTCATGAACGATCCGCTCAATGGCAGCTCGTCGGACGTGATTTCCGGCGTGCTGTACCTACTGTGCATTCTGCTCTTCTTCGCGATCGACGGGCATCTCGTCGTGACACAGATTCTCTACACGAGCTTTCGCGTATGGCCGGTCGGACATCCGATAGATCTCATGTCGCTGCGCCCGCTCGCGTATCAGGTCGGGTGGCTGCTATCCGCCGCCATGCTGCTCGCGATCCCGATCATCTTCTCGTCGTTGGTCATTCAGATCGGCAACGGCTTCACGTCGCGGGCCGTGCCCACCATCAACATCTTCTCGCTCGGTTTCGCGGTCACCATCATCTTCGGCATGCTCATGCTGGTCTATCTGATCAGTGTGATGCCCAGTCATTACGTAAAGATGTCGGAGCACGTGCTGGGATTGCTGGAGCAGCATCTGGGAGCCACTGGTGTCAGGTGA
- a CDS encoding flagellar biosynthetic protein FliQ produces the protein MLTADIAVEIVGQALRIATVLIAGVVMPSLVVGLLVSLFQAATSINEQTLSFLPRLLTTLVVLMIGGHWGTQYLMDYCVSVFERAALLVG, from the coding sequence ATGCTGACCGCGGATATCGCCGTAGAAATCGTCGGGCAGGCCCTGCGGATCGCCACGGTGCTCATTGCCGGCGTGGTCATGCCGAGCCTCGTCGTGGGCTTGCTCGTCAGTCTGTTCCAGGCCGCGACTTCGATCAACGAACAAACGCTCAGCTTTCTGCCGCGCCTGCTGACCACGCTCGTCGTGCTCATGATCGGCGGACATTGGGGTACGCAGTATCTGATGGATTATTGCGTCAGCGTCTTCGAGCGGGCCGCTCTGTTGGTGGGATAG
- the fliP gene encoding flagellar type III secretion system pore protein FliP (The bacterial flagellar biogenesis protein FliP forms a type III secretion system (T3SS)-type pore required for flagellar assembly.) has product MKLWTSRRTLGAAALVVAALLSMPATAEPLTLPAEALGMPRDFSPKTQILLFMTLLGLLPALVMVMTSFVRFVIVLALLRQALGLQQGLPSRVITGVALLLTLLVMRPVGVEIWNNAIEPFDQDKITFREAMAQGEKPLSRFMLAQTSKASLSQVSRLSNETDVAKPEDHSFIVKAAAFSLSELKTAFQVGAMLFVPFLVIDLVVASVLMAMGMMMLSPLVISLPLKLLLFVMIDGWTLTVNTLATSIRAF; this is encoded by the coding sequence ATGAAGTTGTGGACATCGCGGCGTACGCTCGGCGCCGCGGCTCTCGTAGTGGCTGCCCTGCTGTCCATGCCCGCGACCGCGGAGCCGCTAACCCTGCCGGCCGAAGCCCTCGGCATGCCGCGCGACTTCAGCCCGAAGACGCAGATCCTGCTCTTCATGACGCTGCTGGGCTTGCTCCCCGCGCTGGTCATGGTAATGACGAGCTTCGTGCGCTTCGTCATCGTTCTGGCCCTGCTGCGCCAGGCGCTCGGGCTCCAGCAAGGGCTGCCGAGCCGCGTCATCACAGGAGTAGCGCTGCTTCTCACACTGCTGGTGATGCGCCCCGTTGGCGTCGAGATATGGAATAACGCCATCGAGCCGTTCGACCAGGACAAGATCACGTTCAGGGAAGCCATGGCGCAAGGCGAGAAACCGCTATCGCGCTTCATGCTCGCCCAGACGAGCAAGGCCAGTCTTTCGCAGGTCTCGCGGCTGTCGAACGAGACCGACGTCGCAAAACCCGAGGACCACAGCTTCATCGTCAAGGCCGCGGCGTTCAGTCTCAGCGAGCTCAAGACCGCGTTTCAGGTCGGTGCGATGCTGTTCGTACCGTTTCTCGTCATCGACCTTGTCGTCGCCTCGGTGTTGATGGCGATGGGCATGATGATGCTCTCGCCGCTGGTCATCTCGCTGCCGCTCAAGCTGCTGCTCTTCGTGATGATCGACGGGTGGACACTCACCGTGAACACCCTTGCCACCAGTATCCGGGCCTTTTGA
- the fliN gene encoding flagellar motor switch protein FliN: MDQHDNSDLDALLEDLPGDTEETPAPPSPAAPRRDPMNLLARIPVRLTLEVGNTIVSLAELMAIEQGSVLELDRLAGEPLEVKVNGTAVGQAEVVVCGENYGLKVLHLEDLGRFMP, from the coding sequence ATGGACCAGCACGACAACTCCGATCTCGACGCACTGCTCGAAGACCTTCCCGGCGACACGGAGGAGACGCCGGCTCCCCCGTCTCCCGCCGCACCGCGTCGTGACCCCATGAACCTGCTCGCGCGCATTCCCGTGCGACTGACGCTCGAAGTCGGCAACACCATCGTGTCGCTCGCCGAGCTGATGGCAATCGAGCAGGGTTCGGTGCTCGAACTCGACCGTCTTGCGGGCGAGCCGCTGGAGGTCAAGGTCAACGGCACCGCGGTCGGCCAGGCCGAGGTGGTGGTATGCGGCGAAAACTACGGCTTGAAGGTGCTCCATCTGGAAGACCTCGGGCGTTTCATGCCATGA
- a CDS encoding FliM/FliN family flagellar motor switch protein has translation MAIRSGRQSTDATRCTALDPRMLGRPTHLLGTFGEALKQHLGQQFIMRLSRRAGASLRVTTVTFSTHSPQMRAWPWRHQSLGAGRIGVHMERALLLKLLEVRYGTPHGMPGKRARSSDNEGGTDGNVGPIDANGASESTDAMPLPLPLPTAEPQPAIAAETATERRLAGSLAAELAQAVARCIAPEHGQTPPDDVAPVAHHPDLFAVCRICSAAGEHLGDLGVSLDGVWQDRLFEKLSGTLQRPPRTARGGAVLSHELRVTLTARLLEMEVPFGELLRLRKGDILPVRMPAAARVFAGDSDVFTAIVAEHNGKLCLTSFNFLD, from the coding sequence ATGGCAATTCGGTCAGGCAGACAATCCACCGATGCGACCCGCTGTACTGCGCTCGATCCGCGCATGCTCGGGCGACCGACCCATTTGCTTGGCACGTTTGGCGAAGCGCTCAAACAGCACCTGGGGCAGCAGTTCATCATGCGGCTGAGCCGCCGGGCAGGCGCTTCGCTGCGCGTCACCACCGTGACGTTTTCGACCCATTCGCCGCAGATGCGCGCATGGCCATGGCGCCATCAGTCCTTGGGGGCTGGCCGCATCGGCGTCCATATGGAGCGCGCCCTGTTGCTCAAGCTCCTCGAGGTGCGCTATGGCACGCCACACGGCATGCCTGGCAAGCGCGCGCGAAGTTCGGACAACGAGGGGGGAACGGACGGCAATGTCGGCCCGATCGACGCGAACGGTGCCTCCGAGTCGACCGACGCCATGCCACTTCCCCTTCCCCTTCCCACCGCCGAACCGCAGCCGGCCATTGCCGCCGAGACGGCCACCGAGCGCCGACTCGCCGGATCGCTCGCCGCGGAGCTTGCCCAGGCTGTCGCCCGGTGCATCGCCCCGGAGCATGGACAGACGCCGCCCGACGACGTGGCGCCGGTCGCACACCACCCGGATCTGTTCGCGGTCTGCCGGATTTGCAGCGCGGCGGGTGAGCATTTGGGGGACTTGGGCGTCTCCCTCGACGGTGTCTGGCAGGACCGGCTGTTCGAGAAGCTCTCCGGCACCCTCCAGCGCCCGCCCCGCACGGCGAGAGGCGGCGCAGTGCTTTCCCACGAGTTGCGCGTGACGCTGACTGCCCGTCTGCTGGAGATGGAAGTCCCTTTCGGCGAGCTGCTGCGCCTGCGCAAGGGGGACATCCTGCCGGTGCGCATGCCCGCCGCCGCGCGCGTGTTCGCCGGAGATTCCGACGTCTTCACCGCGATCGTCGCGGAACACAACGGCAAGCTTTGCCTGACCTCATTCAATTTTCTGGACTAA